GTATGGCTGATGCTAACAAGGCGTTTGCGCATTTCAGGTTCTAAGAGTTTGTTAAAGTGTGGATTAAAGGTCTAAAATTTTGTTATGGCACGGCTGGTTGATTTAGATAAAGTACGGAATATCGGTATCATGGCTCACATTGATGCCGGAAAGACGACGACGACAGAGAGGATTCTCTATTATACCGGTCGTCTGCATCGGATGGGTGAGGTGCATGATGGTGGTGCGACGATGGACTGGATGGATCAGGAGAAGGAGCGTGGTATTACCATCACTTCTGCTGCTACAACCTGTTTTTGGATGCCGAAGTTTGGCAACTATATCGGAGTTAATCACCGTATCAATATTATCGATACGCCTGGCCATGTTGACTTTACGGTTGAGGTTGAGCGTTCCCTGCGTGTACTTGACGGCGCTGTTGCGCTCTTTTGTGCCGTTGGTGGCGTGGAGCCTCAGTCCGAGACGGTATGGCGCCAGGCAAACAAGTATGGTGTGCCGAGGATTGCCTATATCAACAAGATGGACAGGACTGGCGCAAACTTTTTTGAGACGGTAAAGGCTATCAGGGAACGACTCGGTGCTAATCCGGTTCCTCTTCAGATACCGATTGGAGAGGGCGAGATTTTTGCCGGCTTCGTTGATCTTATCAGGATGAAGGGTATCATCTACAATAAAGAAGATGGCAGTACCTATGATGAGGTCGAGATTCCGCATGACCTGCAGAATGAGGCAAGGACATGGCGGATCAATATGCTTGAGGCTGTTTCGGAGCATGACGATACGCTTCTTGAAAAATATCTGAACGGTGAGGATATCACTGAGTCAGAGGTAAGGAATGTGTTGCGTCAGGCAACGCTGAAGGTTACCATTATTCCGGTGCTTTGCGGCTCTTCTTTCAAGAACAAGGGTGTCCAGTTTATGCTTGATGCTGTTGTTGAGTATCTTGCTTCACCTGTTGATGTCGGCGCCGTTGAGGGTCATCATCCACGTACCGAAGAGCCTGTTACTCGCGAACCGAAAGATGAGGAGCCGTTTGCTGCGCTCGCATTCAAGATTGCGACGGATCCGTTTGTCGGGAAGCTTACCTTTTTCAGGGTTTATTCCGGCGTGCTCAAGGCAGGAAGTTATGTACTCAATACGATGACCGGCAAGAAAGAGAGAATCGGTCGTGTACTGCAGATGCACTCGAACAAGAG
The DNA window shown above is from Pelodictyon phaeoclathratiforme BU-1 and carries:
- the fusA gene encoding elongation factor G codes for the protein MARLVDLDKVRNIGIMAHIDAGKTTTTERILYYTGRLHRMGEVHDGGATMDWMDQEKERGITITSAATTCFWMPKFGNYIGVNHRINIIDTPGHVDFTVEVERSLRVLDGAVALFCAVGGVEPQSETVWRQANKYGVPRIAYINKMDRTGANFFETVKAIRERLGANPVPLQIPIGEGEIFAGFVDLIRMKGIIYNKEDGSTYDEVEIPHDLQNEARTWRINMLEAVSEHDDTLLEKYLNGEDITESEVRNVLRQATLKVTIIPVLCGSSFKNKGVQFMLDAVVEYLASPVDVGAVEGHHPRTEEPVTREPKDEEPFAALAFKIATDPFVGKLTFFRVYSGVLKAGSYVLNTMTGKKERIGRVLQMHSNKREDIDCVYCGDIAAAVGLKDVRTGDTLCDENSPVVLEKMVFPEPVIEIAIEPKTKSDSDRLGMSLAKLAEEDPTFKVKTDDETGQTLIAGMGELHLEILVDRLKREFKVEANVGKPQVAYRETIRKSVEFEGKFVRQSGGKGQFGLVVLRVEPLEEGKGYEFVDAVKGGVIPREYIPAVNAGVQQAMKSGVVAGFPMQDIKVTLLDGKYHEVDSSEMAFKIAGSIGFKGGAKKADPVLLEPIMKVEVVTPDEYLGDVMGDLSSRRGHIEGMGQRAGAQFVNAKVPLSAMFGYSTDLRSMSQGRANYSMEFDCYREVPRSIAEALQEKRTSKDSD